One genomic window of Hippopotamus amphibius kiboko isolate mHipAmp2 chromosome 10, mHipAmp2.hap2, whole genome shotgun sequence includes the following:
- the FGFR1 gene encoding fibroblast growth factor receptor 1 isoform X5 — translation MWSWKCLLFWAVLVTATLCTARPAPTLPEQDALPSSEDDDDDDDSSSEEKETDNTKPNRMPVAPYWTSPEKMEKKLHAVPAAKTVKFKCPSSGTPNPTLRWLKNGKEFKPDHRIGGYKVRYATWSIIMDSVVPSDKGNYTCIVENEYGSINHTYQLDVVERSPHRPILQAGLPANKTVALGSNVEFMCKVYSDPQPHIQWLKHIEVNGSKIGPDNLPYVQILKTAGVNTTDKEMEVLHLRNVSFEDAGEYTCLAGNSIGLSHHSAWLTVLEALEERPAVMTSPLYLEIIIYCTGAFLISCMVGSVIIYKMKSGTKKSDFHSQMAVHKLAKSIPLRRQVTVSADSSASMNSGVLLVRPSRLSSSGTPMLAGVSEYELPEDPRWELPRDRLVLGKPLGEGCFGQVVLAEAIGLDKDKPNRVTKVAVKMLKSDATEKDLSDLISEMEMMKMIGKHKNIINLLGACTQDGPLYVIVEYASKGNLREYLQARRPPGLEYCYNPSHHPEEQLSSKDLVSCAYQVARGMEYLASKKCIHRDLAARNVLVTEDNVMKIADFGLARDIHHIDYYKKTTNGRLPVKWMAPEALFDRIYTHQSDVWSFGVLLWEIFTLGGSPYPGVPVEELFKLLKEGHRMDKPSNCTNELYMMMRDCWHAVPSQRPTFKQLVEDLDRIVALTSNQEYLDLSMPLDQYSPSFPDTRSSTCSSGEDSVFSHEPLPEEPCLPRHPAQLANSGLKRR, via the exons ATGCTCTCCCCTCCTCGGAGGAcgacgatgatgatgatgactCCTCTTCCgaggagaaagagacagataaCACCAAACCAAACCGTATGC CCGTGGCTCCATACTGGACATCGCcagagaagatggaaaagaaattGCACGCAGTGCCCGCTGCCAAGACAGTGAAGTTCAAATGCCCCTCCAGCGGGACCCCCAACCCCACGCTGCGCTGGCTGAAGAACGGCAAAGAATTCAAGCCTGATCACAGGATCGGGGGCTACAAG GTCCGTTACGCCACCTGGAGCATCATAATGGACTCCGTGGTGCCTTCTGATAAGGGCAACTACACCTGCATCGTGGAGAACGAGTACGGCAGCATTAACCACACCTACCAGCTCGATGTCGTGG agCGGTCCCCTCACCGGCCCATCCTGCAGGCGGGGTTGCCAGCCAACAAGACAGTGGCCCTGGGCAGCAATGTGGAGTTCATGTGTAAGGTGTACAGCGACCCACAGCCTCACATCCAGTGGCTAAAGCACATCGAGGTGAATGGGAGTAAGATTGGTCCAGACAACCTGCCTTATGTCCAGATCTTGAAG ACGGCCGGAGTTAATACCACCGACAAAGAGATGGAGGTGCTGCACTTAAGGAATGTCTCCTTTGAGGACGCGGGGGAGTATACGTGCTTGGCGGGTAACTCTATCGGACTCTCGCATCACTCTGCATGGTTGACCGTCCTGGAAG CCCTGGAAGAGAGACCGGCAGTGATGACCTCGCCCCTGTACCTGGAGATCATCATCTATTGCACGGGGGCCTTCCTCATCTCCTGCATGGTGGGCTCTGTCATCATCTACAAGATGAAGAGCGGCACCAAGAAGAGTGACTTCCATAGCCAGATGGCCGTGCACAAGCTGGCCAAGAGCATCCCTCTGCGCAGACAGGTAACAG TGTCGGCCGACTCCAGTGCATCCATGAACTCTGGCGTCCTGCTGGTTCGGCCCTCGCGACTCTCCTCCAGCGGGACCCCCATGCTGGCCGGCGTCTCTGAATACGAGCTTCCCGAAGACCCTCGCTGGGAGCTGCCTCGGGACAG ACTGGTTTTAGGCAAACCCCTGGGAGAGGGCTGCTTTGGGCAGGTGGTGCTGGCAGAGGCCATTGGGCTGGACAAGGACAAACCCAACCGAGTGACCAAAGTGGCTGTGAAGATGCTGAAGT CGGATGCAACAGAGAAAGACCTGTCAGACCTGATCTCCGAGATggagatgatgaagatgatcgGGAAGCATAAAAACATCATCAACCTGCTGGGGGCCTGCACGCAGGATG GCCCCCTGTACGTCATCGTGGAGTACGCCTCCAAGGGCAACCTCCGGGAGTACCTGCAGGCCCGGAGGCCGCCAGGGCTGGAATACTGCTACAACCCCAGCCACCACCCAGAGGAGCAGCTGTCCTCCAAGGACTTGGTATCCTGCGCATATCAGGTGGCCCGAGGCATGGAGTATCTCGCCTCCAAGAAG TGCATACACCGAGACCTGGCCGCCAGGAACGTGCTGGTGACAGAGGACAACGTGATGAAGATTGCGGACTTTGGCCTCGCCCGCGACATCCACCACATCGACTACTATAAGAAGACGACCAAC GGCCGACTGCCTGTCAAGTGGATGGCACCTGAGGCCTTGTTTGACCGGATCTACACCCACCAGAGCGACGT GTGGTCCTTTGGGGTGCTTCTGTGGGAAATCTTCACTCTGGGCGGCTCCCCGTACCCTGGCGTGCCTGTGGAGGAGCTTTTCAAGCTGCTGAAGGAGGGTCATCGTATGGACAAGCCCAGTAACTGCACCAATGAGCT GTACATGATGATGCGAGACTGCTGGCACGCGGTACCCTCTCAAAGACCTACCTTCAAGCAGCTGGTGGAAGACCTGGACCGTATCGTGGCCTTGACCTCCAACCAG GAGTACCTGGACCTGTCAATGCCCCTGGACCAATACTCCCCCAGCTTCCCCGACACCCGCAGCTCTACCTGCTCCTCTGGGGAGGATTCCGTCTTCTCTCACGAGCCCTTGCCGGAGGAGCCCTGTCTGCCCCGACACCCGGCCCAGCTGGCCAACAGCGGACTCAAACGGCGCTGA
- the FGFR1 gene encoding fibroblast growth factor receptor 1 isoform X2 yields the protein MWSWKCLLFWAVLVTATLCTARPAPTLPEQAQPWGAPVEVESLLVHPGDLLQLRCRLRDDVQSINWLRDGVQLVESNRTRITGEEVEVRDSVPADSGLYACVTNSPSGSDTTYFSVNVSDALPSSEDDDDDDDSSSEEKETDNTKPNRMPVAPYWTSPEKMEKKLHAVPAAKTVKFKCPSSGTPNPTLRWLKNGKEFKPDHRIGGYKVRYATWSIIMDSVVPSDKGNYTCIVENEYGSINHTYQLDVVERSPHRPILQAGLPANKTVALGSNVEFMCKVYSDPQPHIQWLKHIEVNGSKIGPDNLPYVQILKTAGVNTTDKEMEVLHLRNVSFEDAGEYTCLAGNSIGLSHHSAWLTVLEALEERPAVMTSPLYLEIIIYCTGAFLISCMVGSVIIYKMKSGTKKSDFHSQMAVHKLAKSIPLRRQVSADSSASMNSGVLLVRPSRLSSSGTPMLAGVSEYELPEDPRWELPRDRLVLGKPLGEGCFGQVVLAEAIGLDKDKPNRVTKVAVKMLKSDATEKDLSDLISEMEMMKMIGKHKNIINLLGACTQDGPLYVIVEYASKGNLREYLQARRPPGLEYCYNPSHHPEEQLSSKDLVSCAYQVARGMEYLASKKCIHRDLAARNVLVTEDNVMKIADFGLARDIHHIDYYKKTTNGRLPVKWMAPEALFDRIYTHQSDVWSFGVLLWEIFTLGGSPYPGVPVEELFKLLKEGHRMDKPSNCTNELYMMMRDCWHAVPSQRPTFKQLVEDLDRIVALTSNQEYLDLSMPLDQYSPSFPDTRSSTCSSGEDSVFSHEPLPEEPCLPRHPAQLANSGLKRR from the exons cccagccctggggagcCCCCGTGGAAGTGGAGTCGCTCCTGGTCCACCCCGGTGACCTGCTGCAGCTCCGCTGTCGGCTGCGGGACGATGTTCAGAGCATCAACTGGCTGCGGGACGGGGTGCAGCTGGTGGAGAGCAACCGCACCCGCATCACgggcgaggaggtggaggtgCGGGATTCCGTGCCCGCCGACTCCGGCCTCTACGCCTGTGTGACCAACAGCCCCTCGGGCAGCGACACCACCTACTTCTCCGTCAACGTCTCAG ATGCTCTCCCCTCCTCGGAGGAcgacgatgatgatgatgactCCTCTTCCgaggagaaagagacagataaCACCAAACCAAACCGTATGC CCGTGGCTCCATACTGGACATCGCcagagaagatggaaaagaaattGCACGCAGTGCCCGCTGCCAAGACAGTGAAGTTCAAATGCCCCTCCAGCGGGACCCCCAACCCCACGCTGCGCTGGCTGAAGAACGGCAAAGAATTCAAGCCTGATCACAGGATCGGGGGCTACAAG GTCCGTTACGCCACCTGGAGCATCATAATGGACTCCGTGGTGCCTTCTGATAAGGGCAACTACACCTGCATCGTGGAGAACGAGTACGGCAGCATTAACCACACCTACCAGCTCGATGTCGTGG agCGGTCCCCTCACCGGCCCATCCTGCAGGCGGGGTTGCCAGCCAACAAGACAGTGGCCCTGGGCAGCAATGTGGAGTTCATGTGTAAGGTGTACAGCGACCCACAGCCTCACATCCAGTGGCTAAAGCACATCGAGGTGAATGGGAGTAAGATTGGTCCAGACAACCTGCCTTATGTCCAGATCTTGAAG ACGGCCGGAGTTAATACCACCGACAAAGAGATGGAGGTGCTGCACTTAAGGAATGTCTCCTTTGAGGACGCGGGGGAGTATACGTGCTTGGCGGGTAACTCTATCGGACTCTCGCATCACTCTGCATGGTTGACCGTCCTGGAAG CCCTGGAAGAGAGACCGGCAGTGATGACCTCGCCCCTGTACCTGGAGATCATCATCTATTGCACGGGGGCCTTCCTCATCTCCTGCATGGTGGGCTCTGTCATCATCTACAAGATGAAGAGCGGCACCAAGAAGAGTGACTTCCATAGCCAGATGGCCGTGCACAAGCTGGCCAAGAGCATCCCTCTGCGCAGACAG GTGTCGGCCGACTCCAGTGCATCCATGAACTCTGGCGTCCTGCTGGTTCGGCCCTCGCGACTCTCCTCCAGCGGGACCCCCATGCTGGCCGGCGTCTCTGAATACGAGCTTCCCGAAGACCCTCGCTGGGAGCTGCCTCGGGACAG ACTGGTTTTAGGCAAACCCCTGGGAGAGGGCTGCTTTGGGCAGGTGGTGCTGGCAGAGGCCATTGGGCTGGACAAGGACAAACCCAACCGAGTGACCAAAGTGGCTGTGAAGATGCTGAAGT CGGATGCAACAGAGAAAGACCTGTCAGACCTGATCTCCGAGATggagatgatgaagatgatcgGGAAGCATAAAAACATCATCAACCTGCTGGGGGCCTGCACGCAGGATG GCCCCCTGTACGTCATCGTGGAGTACGCCTCCAAGGGCAACCTCCGGGAGTACCTGCAGGCCCGGAGGCCGCCAGGGCTGGAATACTGCTACAACCCCAGCCACCACCCAGAGGAGCAGCTGTCCTCCAAGGACTTGGTATCCTGCGCATATCAGGTGGCCCGAGGCATGGAGTATCTCGCCTCCAAGAAG TGCATACACCGAGACCTGGCCGCCAGGAACGTGCTGGTGACAGAGGACAACGTGATGAAGATTGCGGACTTTGGCCTCGCCCGCGACATCCACCACATCGACTACTATAAGAAGACGACCAAC GGCCGACTGCCTGTCAAGTGGATGGCACCTGAGGCCTTGTTTGACCGGATCTACACCCACCAGAGCGACGT GTGGTCCTTTGGGGTGCTTCTGTGGGAAATCTTCACTCTGGGCGGCTCCCCGTACCCTGGCGTGCCTGTGGAGGAGCTTTTCAAGCTGCTGAAGGAGGGTCATCGTATGGACAAGCCCAGTAACTGCACCAATGAGCT GTACATGATGATGCGAGACTGCTGGCACGCGGTACCCTCTCAAAGACCTACCTTCAAGCAGCTGGTGGAAGACCTGGACCGTATCGTGGCCTTGACCTCCAACCAG GAGTACCTGGACCTGTCAATGCCCCTGGACCAATACTCCCCCAGCTTCCCCGACACCCGCAGCTCTACCTGCTCCTCTGGGGAGGATTCCGTCTTCTCTCACGAGCCCTTGCCGGAGGAGCCCTGTCTGCCCCGACACCCGGCCCAGCTGGCCAACAGCGGACTCAAACGGCGCTGA
- the FGFR1 gene encoding fibroblast growth factor receptor 1 isoform X1, producing MWSWKCLLFWAVLVTATLCTARPAPTLPEQAQPWGAPVEVESLLVHPGDLLQLRCRLRDDVQSINWLRDGVQLVESNRTRITGEEVEVRDSVPADSGLYACVTNSPSGSDTTYFSVNVSDALPSSEDDDDDDDSSSEEKETDNTKPNRMPVAPYWTSPEKMEKKLHAVPAAKTVKFKCPSSGTPNPTLRWLKNGKEFKPDHRIGGYKVRYATWSIIMDSVVPSDKGNYTCIVENEYGSINHTYQLDVVERSPHRPILQAGLPANKTVALGSNVEFMCKVYSDPQPHIQWLKHIEVNGSKIGPDNLPYVQILKTAGVNTTDKEMEVLHLRNVSFEDAGEYTCLAGNSIGLSHHSAWLTVLEALEERPAVMTSPLYLEIIIYCTGAFLISCMVGSVIIYKMKSGTKKSDFHSQMAVHKLAKSIPLRRQVTVSADSSASMNSGVLLVRPSRLSSSGTPMLAGVSEYELPEDPRWELPRDRLVLGKPLGEGCFGQVVLAEAIGLDKDKPNRVTKVAVKMLKSDATEKDLSDLISEMEMMKMIGKHKNIINLLGACTQDGPLYVIVEYASKGNLREYLQARRPPGLEYCYNPSHHPEEQLSSKDLVSCAYQVARGMEYLASKKCIHRDLAARNVLVTEDNVMKIADFGLARDIHHIDYYKKTTNGRLPVKWMAPEALFDRIYTHQSDVWSFGVLLWEIFTLGGSPYPGVPVEELFKLLKEGHRMDKPSNCTNELYMMMRDCWHAVPSQRPTFKQLVEDLDRIVALTSNQEYLDLSMPLDQYSPSFPDTRSSTCSSGEDSVFSHEPLPEEPCLPRHPAQLANSGLKRR from the exons cccagccctggggagcCCCCGTGGAAGTGGAGTCGCTCCTGGTCCACCCCGGTGACCTGCTGCAGCTCCGCTGTCGGCTGCGGGACGATGTTCAGAGCATCAACTGGCTGCGGGACGGGGTGCAGCTGGTGGAGAGCAACCGCACCCGCATCACgggcgaggaggtggaggtgCGGGATTCCGTGCCCGCCGACTCCGGCCTCTACGCCTGTGTGACCAACAGCCCCTCGGGCAGCGACACCACCTACTTCTCCGTCAACGTCTCAG ATGCTCTCCCCTCCTCGGAGGAcgacgatgatgatgatgactCCTCTTCCgaggagaaagagacagataaCACCAAACCAAACCGTATGC CCGTGGCTCCATACTGGACATCGCcagagaagatggaaaagaaattGCACGCAGTGCCCGCTGCCAAGACAGTGAAGTTCAAATGCCCCTCCAGCGGGACCCCCAACCCCACGCTGCGCTGGCTGAAGAACGGCAAAGAATTCAAGCCTGATCACAGGATCGGGGGCTACAAG GTCCGTTACGCCACCTGGAGCATCATAATGGACTCCGTGGTGCCTTCTGATAAGGGCAACTACACCTGCATCGTGGAGAACGAGTACGGCAGCATTAACCACACCTACCAGCTCGATGTCGTGG agCGGTCCCCTCACCGGCCCATCCTGCAGGCGGGGTTGCCAGCCAACAAGACAGTGGCCCTGGGCAGCAATGTGGAGTTCATGTGTAAGGTGTACAGCGACCCACAGCCTCACATCCAGTGGCTAAAGCACATCGAGGTGAATGGGAGTAAGATTGGTCCAGACAACCTGCCTTATGTCCAGATCTTGAAG ACGGCCGGAGTTAATACCACCGACAAAGAGATGGAGGTGCTGCACTTAAGGAATGTCTCCTTTGAGGACGCGGGGGAGTATACGTGCTTGGCGGGTAACTCTATCGGACTCTCGCATCACTCTGCATGGTTGACCGTCCTGGAAG CCCTGGAAGAGAGACCGGCAGTGATGACCTCGCCCCTGTACCTGGAGATCATCATCTATTGCACGGGGGCCTTCCTCATCTCCTGCATGGTGGGCTCTGTCATCATCTACAAGATGAAGAGCGGCACCAAGAAGAGTGACTTCCATAGCCAGATGGCCGTGCACAAGCTGGCCAAGAGCATCCCTCTGCGCAGACAGGTAACAG TGTCGGCCGACTCCAGTGCATCCATGAACTCTGGCGTCCTGCTGGTTCGGCCCTCGCGACTCTCCTCCAGCGGGACCCCCATGCTGGCCGGCGTCTCTGAATACGAGCTTCCCGAAGACCCTCGCTGGGAGCTGCCTCGGGACAG ACTGGTTTTAGGCAAACCCCTGGGAGAGGGCTGCTTTGGGCAGGTGGTGCTGGCAGAGGCCATTGGGCTGGACAAGGACAAACCCAACCGAGTGACCAAAGTGGCTGTGAAGATGCTGAAGT CGGATGCAACAGAGAAAGACCTGTCAGACCTGATCTCCGAGATggagatgatgaagatgatcgGGAAGCATAAAAACATCATCAACCTGCTGGGGGCCTGCACGCAGGATG GCCCCCTGTACGTCATCGTGGAGTACGCCTCCAAGGGCAACCTCCGGGAGTACCTGCAGGCCCGGAGGCCGCCAGGGCTGGAATACTGCTACAACCCCAGCCACCACCCAGAGGAGCAGCTGTCCTCCAAGGACTTGGTATCCTGCGCATATCAGGTGGCCCGAGGCATGGAGTATCTCGCCTCCAAGAAG TGCATACACCGAGACCTGGCCGCCAGGAACGTGCTGGTGACAGAGGACAACGTGATGAAGATTGCGGACTTTGGCCTCGCCCGCGACATCCACCACATCGACTACTATAAGAAGACGACCAAC GGCCGACTGCCTGTCAAGTGGATGGCACCTGAGGCCTTGTTTGACCGGATCTACACCCACCAGAGCGACGT GTGGTCCTTTGGGGTGCTTCTGTGGGAAATCTTCACTCTGGGCGGCTCCCCGTACCCTGGCGTGCCTGTGGAGGAGCTTTTCAAGCTGCTGAAGGAGGGTCATCGTATGGACAAGCCCAGTAACTGCACCAATGAGCT GTACATGATGATGCGAGACTGCTGGCACGCGGTACCCTCTCAAAGACCTACCTTCAAGCAGCTGGTGGAAGACCTGGACCGTATCGTGGCCTTGACCTCCAACCAG GAGTACCTGGACCTGTCAATGCCCCTGGACCAATACTCCCCCAGCTTCCCCGACACCCGCAGCTCTACCTGCTCCTCTGGGGAGGATTCCGTCTTCTCTCACGAGCCCTTGCCGGAGGAGCCCTGTCTGCCCCGACACCCGGCCCAGCTGGCCAACAGCGGACTCAAACGGCGCTGA
- the FGFR1 gene encoding fibroblast growth factor receptor 1 isoform X7 produces MWSWKCLLFWAVLVTATLCTARPAPTLPEQDALPSSEDDDDDDDSSSEEKETDNTKPNPVAPYWTSPEKMEKKLHAVPAAKTVKFKCPSSGTPNPTLRWLKNGKEFKPDHRIGGYKVRYATWSIIMDSVVPSDKGNYTCIVENEYGSINHTYQLDVVERSPHRPILQAGLPANKTVALGSNVEFMCKVYSDPQPHIQWLKHIEVNGSKIGPDNLPYVQILKTAGVNTTDKEMEVLHLRNVSFEDAGEYTCLAGNSIGLSHHSAWLTVLEALEERPAVMTSPLYLEIIIYCTGAFLISCMVGSVIIYKMKSGTKKSDFHSQMAVHKLAKSIPLRRQVSADSSASMNSGVLLVRPSRLSSSGTPMLAGVSEYELPEDPRWELPRDRLVLGKPLGEGCFGQVVLAEAIGLDKDKPNRVTKVAVKMLKSDATEKDLSDLISEMEMMKMIGKHKNIINLLGACTQDGPLYVIVEYASKGNLREYLQARRPPGLEYCYNPSHHPEEQLSSKDLVSCAYQVARGMEYLASKKCIHRDLAARNVLVTEDNVMKIADFGLARDIHHIDYYKKTTNGRLPVKWMAPEALFDRIYTHQSDVWSFGVLLWEIFTLGGSPYPGVPVEELFKLLKEGHRMDKPSNCTNELYMMMRDCWHAVPSQRPTFKQLVEDLDRIVALTSNQEYLDLSMPLDQYSPSFPDTRSSTCSSGEDSVFSHEPLPEEPCLPRHPAQLANSGLKRR; encoded by the exons ATGCTCTCCCCTCCTCGGAGGAcgacgatgatgatgatgactCCTCTTCCgaggagaaagagacagataaCACCAAACCAAACC CCGTGGCTCCATACTGGACATCGCcagagaagatggaaaagaaattGCACGCAGTGCCCGCTGCCAAGACAGTGAAGTTCAAATGCCCCTCCAGCGGGACCCCCAACCCCACGCTGCGCTGGCTGAAGAACGGCAAAGAATTCAAGCCTGATCACAGGATCGGGGGCTACAAG GTCCGTTACGCCACCTGGAGCATCATAATGGACTCCGTGGTGCCTTCTGATAAGGGCAACTACACCTGCATCGTGGAGAACGAGTACGGCAGCATTAACCACACCTACCAGCTCGATGTCGTGG agCGGTCCCCTCACCGGCCCATCCTGCAGGCGGGGTTGCCAGCCAACAAGACAGTGGCCCTGGGCAGCAATGTGGAGTTCATGTGTAAGGTGTACAGCGACCCACAGCCTCACATCCAGTGGCTAAAGCACATCGAGGTGAATGGGAGTAAGATTGGTCCAGACAACCTGCCTTATGTCCAGATCTTGAAG ACGGCCGGAGTTAATACCACCGACAAAGAGATGGAGGTGCTGCACTTAAGGAATGTCTCCTTTGAGGACGCGGGGGAGTATACGTGCTTGGCGGGTAACTCTATCGGACTCTCGCATCACTCTGCATGGTTGACCGTCCTGGAAG CCCTGGAAGAGAGACCGGCAGTGATGACCTCGCCCCTGTACCTGGAGATCATCATCTATTGCACGGGGGCCTTCCTCATCTCCTGCATGGTGGGCTCTGTCATCATCTACAAGATGAAGAGCGGCACCAAGAAGAGTGACTTCCATAGCCAGATGGCCGTGCACAAGCTGGCCAAGAGCATCCCTCTGCGCAGACAG GTGTCGGCCGACTCCAGTGCATCCATGAACTCTGGCGTCCTGCTGGTTCGGCCCTCGCGACTCTCCTCCAGCGGGACCCCCATGCTGGCCGGCGTCTCTGAATACGAGCTTCCCGAAGACCCTCGCTGGGAGCTGCCTCGGGACAG ACTGGTTTTAGGCAAACCCCTGGGAGAGGGCTGCTTTGGGCAGGTGGTGCTGGCAGAGGCCATTGGGCTGGACAAGGACAAACCCAACCGAGTGACCAAAGTGGCTGTGAAGATGCTGAAGT CGGATGCAACAGAGAAAGACCTGTCAGACCTGATCTCCGAGATggagatgatgaagatgatcgGGAAGCATAAAAACATCATCAACCTGCTGGGGGCCTGCACGCAGGATG GCCCCCTGTACGTCATCGTGGAGTACGCCTCCAAGGGCAACCTCCGGGAGTACCTGCAGGCCCGGAGGCCGCCAGGGCTGGAATACTGCTACAACCCCAGCCACCACCCAGAGGAGCAGCTGTCCTCCAAGGACTTGGTATCCTGCGCATATCAGGTGGCCCGAGGCATGGAGTATCTCGCCTCCAAGAAG TGCATACACCGAGACCTGGCCGCCAGGAACGTGCTGGTGACAGAGGACAACGTGATGAAGATTGCGGACTTTGGCCTCGCCCGCGACATCCACCACATCGACTACTATAAGAAGACGACCAAC GGCCGACTGCCTGTCAAGTGGATGGCACCTGAGGCCTTGTTTGACCGGATCTACACCCACCAGAGCGACGT GTGGTCCTTTGGGGTGCTTCTGTGGGAAATCTTCACTCTGGGCGGCTCCCCGTACCCTGGCGTGCCTGTGGAGGAGCTTTTCAAGCTGCTGAAGGAGGGTCATCGTATGGACAAGCCCAGTAACTGCACCAATGAGCT GTACATGATGATGCGAGACTGCTGGCACGCGGTACCCTCTCAAAGACCTACCTTCAAGCAGCTGGTGGAAGACCTGGACCGTATCGTGGCCTTGACCTCCAACCAG GAGTACCTGGACCTGTCAATGCCCCTGGACCAATACTCCCCCAGCTTCCCCGACACCCGCAGCTCTACCTGCTCCTCTGGGGAGGATTCCGTCTTCTCTCACGAGCCCTTGCCGGAGGAGCCCTGTCTGCCCCGACACCCGGCCCAGCTGGCCAACAGCGGACTCAAACGGCGCTGA